The Quercus lobata isolate SW786 chromosome 9, ValleyOak3.0 Primary Assembly, whole genome shotgun sequence region tataaatacccCTCTTGAATCAAAGGAGGTATGTAcacaaaaaatctctttccataAAATTTTCACCAACTTAATCTTTGCAGTACCTCCGATCAACCCACCGGTTGATCACTATCTAATGCCTTGTTCACTTGTTATCCTTGGTATAATTCTCTCCCTTGAGAAATTTACCCCTACTGCTACTAGTGTCAATTGAGGAGGATCCCTCACATAAAACATGTGTTCATGAAAGCAAACAAATGTGTGAATACTTTAGCTTCCTTTTAACGGACTTGGACTactgatttgttttgttttcctcCCCCCGACTGCATTAAGTCCTTTGTAGATTCGGATATTTCTTCAGACATTTGTATCTAGTTGTTCCTTCGGTTTAGCTAATATATTTCcctatttaccaaaaaaagaactTTGCGTAATTAAGGTGGAATTTGCACATTCTTGGTAAGGTAACTGATGTCATTATCATCAGGCCATTCGATGTTCCTACTGTTACAACTTACAGCCCAGTCGTGTGTTTTATCTCATTACAAGACCGGAAGGCTTTGGGTTATTTCCTACCCAGATATATAGGAGAGCTTCTTGGTTTAAAAGCAGCTAttcaacgaaaaaaaaaagtagccgACAGTAAGTCCGAAAGTTCAGGTGATATAATTCCACATTTCAAGATGTTAACTTTATGCAGGCTGCGGAGAATGTCCAAATTGACACTCAGTGATCTTGTTCCCAACAAGAAGTTCGTAGAAGCCTTCTAGAAGGCATCAAATCCGCAAAGATATCGCCTTTTTGGCTTTTCTCATGATGTTTTTAAAAAGCTTTATGTTATTTTCGAACCCGATGGATGTGTTTTCCGATTCTTATTTCCATTTCACAAGGACATGCCAAATCTTTAATTCGAGAATCAAAGAAAATGCATTAGATAGATTCCTTAAAGCCAAGCAAACAGTATCAGATGCTACACCTGCAGGCTGAATATACCACAAATGAATAATTCTTGAAAAACATTCAGTTGCATACCCAATTTCACAATTGTTAACTTGTGAGATCGTGAGTGTTCAACATTGTCTACCCACTACTAACTTGTGAAACTTGTTACTTTTTATCAACTACTTACAATTGTACAAGTCAGAGAGCTGTGAAATTGAGTGTGAAAATAGTTGTTTGTAATATTGTTTGAGCAAAATTCAGCAGTAAAccaaaaatattgaataagcAGCTAGTTTTTAACCAAGTCAAAgcaaatttcttttaaatttaaaagaagccTAGCCGTACCGTAACCTCTTCTTTCAGAGTCAAACGCAAATATATTGAAGTTTTACATATATTTAATAGATCTTGGAATAAAAATCAGTTGGAATCAAAGCCGTACATTAATTTAgaatgtaaaatttttcaaaattatgaaCATCTAAGATTAACGAgttctttcaaaaaaagaaaaaagaaaaagaaaagcataacGAGTTCAAAATATGTTGAACTCGCGAGAGCAGAACCAAATATAAAGCTCTACTAGCGTCTTATATTTAAAACTTAGTCGCAGAGTAATACATGAAAAACATtatccataaaaaattaaaataataatacatgAAAAACTTCAATATAAGTCCCTCCTGTTGGGCATTCAATAGTAAAAAACTAGTGAaagtaaaataaagaataatataataatgaaGAGACAAAAAGAACAACATAGTTGATGCCCCAGTCacatattttaataagaaaccAAGAAATTGGAGAGGCAAGGGCTGGAGACTGGTAATAGAAGCAAGGAACAGTAACacttatcaaggaaaaaaagagagagggaggaagCAAGGAACAGTCATACATAGAGGATAGCACAGAAATAAGACCAGCTCATACCCACTATAGCAAAACTTCAAACCTTCCTTATATAAAGGTAATAGAACAAATAAAACTACTAATAGAAACTACTCATCACAATATACTAACAGAAATAAAGCAATCAAACCAGTTGCATACACCAGTGAGAAGAAAGTAATCGAAACAATCTCAATTCTGTTGCCATCCTTGCTAATAGCAAGTACAACCTCCTGCATAACAGTTCCTTCGACAGAAAATCAAACCATTGGATCACTAATGTTAAGTCTGCCTGGACTGAGCAGCACCGTATCCACCACCATAACCCCCAGTGGCTTGTGAAGGGTCAGATCTCCATGCTGCATTGGAGTACCCCGAATTTCCATTTGTGTCGCCATAGCCACTTCCCATGTAACCACCCATTCCATGTTGCTCTCCACCACCAGCACCACCACCAGCATTGCTACTTGGGGCACTTCCAGCACGTCCCCCTGTAGCCCCATACCCACCAGAATAAGAACCGTCACTTCCACCATAACTACCATATCCATAGCCTTGATTCCCATACCCAGAAGCTGCACTTGGGGATTGACCCCTTGGAGCAGAAACAGCACCACCACTACCTGGAGCATTCCAGGCTGCAGTTCCATACCCAGCACCTCCACCATAGCCTGATGTGCCATACCCAGAAGGAGTTTGATTTGTCCAAGTATTTTTTACTGCACCTGGCCCCCCAGTTCCATAACCAGCATTAGGGGCATTTGGGTTTCCATATGCCCCCATGGGACCGCCAAATCCAGTATTTGCAGTTCCATAACCACTAACACCATAACTGCCATAACCACCATAACCAACTCCACTATTAGCACCATAACCATAACCTGCTCCACCATAGCCAGAATATGGCGGGAAACCACCTGCAGCAGTTTGAGGCTGCATATATCTACTTCCATCTGTTCGACCATCAAACGTATTTGTATTTGCACCAGAGGCCCCATAACCTTGATAGCCCCCACTACGGCCCCCACCACCTGGATTTGCATCTTTGGGAAGGGCTCGTTTTACCTCGACTGATTTACCATTCAAGTCATGGAAGGTCTTATGAAGAACTCTATCAACTGCATCCTCAGTGTCAAATGTTATGAAACCAAAACCACGAGGCCGTTGAGTGTTCTGGTCATACATTATTACCACATCAGTTACTTGTCCATAACTTTCAAAATACTGACGAAATCCATCTTCTGCCAGGTTGGAAGGCAATCCtccaacaaatattttttttgtcttaaaatttCCTCCCCCTCCAGAGGTTCTGCCAGTGTTAAAATTTCCAGTTCTAGAGGAAGTTTGCTGTTCTTCCCTTGATAGAGCCCTTTTTGCCTCCACCTGTGTAgttgaaatgaaattttaacGACTGAAGGGATATAACAAGTGTAAAAAGACAAATACAAGCATGCTGttcatgtaaatatatataaaatgatctaggaaaacaaaatttacaatgtGGCCAACAAGTTTATTTTAACAATTGGATAATCCGTTCACACAAGAACCAAAAAAGATCATTTTCATCTCTTTGTGGGTGCATTTTGCacacattatttaaaaactatttaacCTATGCCACCCTCcataatataaagaaaaaaatggcgATACAAGTAGCAGTAAGCTAACTTAAGGAAGATTTCGTTTCCTAGGCTCTGTAATCATGAAAAGTCTAATATCCATTGATTCTTTtatttgattctctctctctctctctctctctctctcttatatacaATATATCAGTAACCTAAGGAAAAGATGAAATACCAATAGACCaataagaaaacaaaggaaacaaaaagaagacACAAGCATTATTTTGCTCATGCTCTCTcacaatacccaaaaaaaaaaaaaaaaaacttgttcatGGTTAACCTTACTAATATGAAATTTGTTTCCTTAAacgtattttttttctttcctatcatGTGGAGGCAACATGGAAACAACATTGACATTCCCATGCATAATATATTCATTAGCAATGATGAAGAAAACACgaacccatttaaaaaaaaaaaaaaaattgcaaatggCAAACTCCAGAAAGCAATCAAGTGACTGCAAAATATTATTGTCAAGTAAGGAATACCCATAAAGAAATAGTAGTACATCTGcaataaattaatacaaaaatacataaaagaaaacccttttgaaaaataaacaaaatctcaaacacatgcaaaataacactaaaataatttttattaactatTGAATCATTGAGGGATGAAAGACTATTCATGTTTGACCATGGATAAGGTGCTTGTCCTAAACAATTCAACAAAATGAAACCCAAATGAAGGAATGAAGAGGCAAAACATTTGTGAAAGTGACCATTactaatgaaaaataattattaacaGGGTAAACTGATAGAGAAAAACTAATAGAAGATGACAGaaccctaaaataaaaaaaattacgaaCAAGTATACACATAGCCAACAGAAATATGAAAATCTAATAAACAAATGAAGTTACATAATTGTAAGAGCAAGTCTCATCCCTTTTACCCAAACATAAGTGAGCTTGTTATAAAGaatgtatttttataatttctaaaCCACACAAAAGGAAACCAAacagaggaaaaagaaagacccccccccccccagcgGCCAGTAACCAAGAGTAATGATaatgaaatcaaaataaattactACAGTGACCGAACCCGATATAATGAAGGGTCTGTCCAAGGGAATACATTAATGAACTATTTTAGATAACTTTTTAtaggaaattgaaaaagctgtcaaaaaagttagttttcattttaaagagcttcctaaaatggtttactaatgCATGCCCTAACGGCATACGGTAGTAAAACCCTATAATGAAACACTTAACCACACGTTATAGGGTTgtaaaaataattccaaaaaagTTAGCGTGGAAGTGAAGTTAATTATTCAACAGACCATGTCATGGATCAAACTGGTTTCTAGGGGAAATGAAAAGGAATGGATGAAATAAACTTAATTTGAGGTAGTCACCCtccaagaagaagaagggagaaTTGAGAAAGAGaactagagagagaaaagttatGAGTTGTTTCCTCAATGAGGAGATGCTATGGATTACAAGTATGTATACAAGTTTCTTGCAAGGCCAAGATAACCA contains the following coding sequences:
- the LOC115960469 gene encoding heterogeneous nuclear ribonucleoprotein 1-like, with translation MDSDEGKLFIGGIAWDTSEETLTEYFTQYGQVTQAVIMREKPTGRPRGFGFVVFSDPSVLDRVLQDRHTIDGRTVEAKRALSREEQQTSSRTGNFNTGRTSGGGGNFKTKKIFVGGLPSNLAEDGFRQYFESYGQVTDVVIMYDQNTQRPRGFGFITFDTEDAVDRVLHKTFHDLNGKSVEVKRALPKDANPGGGGRSGGYQGYGASGANTNTFDGRTDGSRYMQPQTAAGGFPPYSGYGGAGYGYGANSGVGYGGYGSYGVSGYGTANTGFGGPMGAYGNPNAPNAGYGTGGPGAVKNTWTNQTPSGYGTSGYGGGAGYGTAAWNAPGSGGAVSAPRGQSPSAASGYGNQGYGYGSYGGSDGSYSGGYGATGGRAGSAPSSNAGGGAGGGEQHGMGGYMGSGYGDTNGNSGYSNAAWRSDPSQATGGYGGGYGAAQSRQT